A genomic segment from Neobacillus sp. YX16 encodes:
- the mgtE gene encoding magnesium transporter — protein MIKDMTQDEITLHIIKLLKENKKTDFIKILEELQPYDTAKIYEDLPEKHKLRFLLFLNFDVLADLMQELEKEEQLEVLNKLGIEKSSKVLDLMDNDDLALLLDELSPEKKESLLSGMKVEESKAVTNIMNYPPETAGRMMTNRFVWIRSYYNVREAVDKLKTFAEFAESINYLYVVDEERKLVGVVSYRDLLMADLNEKINSIMYERVISVSVTTDQEVVARMTERYDFLAIPVVDEENVLVGIVTVDDIIDVVIKEANEDIEKLSASGKSIDFDTKTLVAAARRLPWLILLLFIGLISGSIISSFENTLDQVVAIAFFMPMIAGMTGNTGTQSLAVVVRGLISHDIDKGVIARLVLRELGVGVTIGVTCAILISIIAYIWQGSLILGAVVGVSLFFTLIIGTMAGTIIPLILFRLNIDPAVASGPLITTINDIFSLLTYFGIASMFLNYLL, from the coding sequence ATGATTAAAGATATGACACAGGATGAAATAACTCTCCATATTATTAAATTACTAAAAGAAAACAAAAAGACTGACTTTATAAAAATTCTCGAAGAATTACAGCCATATGACACGGCAAAGATATACGAGGATTTACCGGAAAAGCATAAACTTCGATTTCTTTTATTCTTAAATTTTGACGTACTTGCTGACTTAATGCAGGAGCTTGAAAAAGAAGAACAGCTTGAAGTATTAAATAAACTTGGAATTGAGAAATCCAGCAAAGTCCTTGATTTAATGGACAATGATGATTTAGCCTTACTCCTGGATGAATTATCACCAGAGAAAAAAGAGTCACTGCTCTCTGGTATGAAGGTAGAGGAGTCTAAAGCGGTAACCAATATCATGAATTATCCACCTGAAACTGCTGGAAGAATGATGACCAATCGATTTGTGTGGATTCGAAGTTATTATAATGTCAGAGAAGCTGTTGATAAGTTAAAAACGTTTGCGGAGTTTGCTGAATCGATTAACTACCTCTACGTTGTTGATGAAGAGAGGAAGCTTGTCGGTGTTGTTTCCTATCGAGATTTACTGATGGCAGATCTTAATGAAAAAATTAATAGTATTATGTATGAACGTGTCATTTCAGTTTCTGTCACCACCGACCAAGAAGTAGTAGCCCGAATGACGGAACGATACGATTTCCTTGCTATCCCGGTAGTGGATGAAGAAAATGTGCTGGTTGGTATTGTAACAGTTGATGATATCATTGATGTCGTCATTAAGGAAGCAAATGAGGATATTGAAAAATTATCAGCCTCTGGGAAATCCATCGACTTTGATACAAAAACACTTGTGGCTGCAGCCAGAAGGCTTCCATGGCTTATTTTGCTATTATTTATTGGACTCATATCCGGGAGCATTATCAGCAGTTTTGAAAACACATTGGATCAGGTCGTCGCTATTGCCTTTTTCATGCCAATGATTGCTGGGATGACGGGGAATACCGGTACTCAATCACTTGCAGTAGTCGTAAGAGGCCTTATTTCACACGATATAGATAAAGGCGTCATTGCTCGCTTAGTTTTGCGGGAACTCGGTGTTGGAGTGACAATTGGCGTTACCTGCGCGATCCTCATTTCAATCATTGCCTATATTTGGCAGGGGAGCTTGATCTTAGGTGCAGTCGTCGGTGTTTCCCTTTTCTTTACACTCATTATTGGCACCATGGCTGGTACCATTATCCCGCTCATATTATTCCGTTTAAATATAGACCCTGCCGTCGCTTCTGGCCCATTAATTACGACGATTAATGATATTTTTTCACTGCTCACGTACTTTGGAATTGCATCGATGTTCCTTAATTATCTTCTGTAA